The DNA window ATGCTCGGCGATGTCACCATAGGTCGTCACCCGTCCGGGCGGAATCTGCGCGACGACATCCCACACGCGTTCGAAAAAGGACCCCTCAGAATCTGTCGCGTCCTCGTCTGCAGGCATCGGAAAAAGGATCTGATATCATCGTCCACTCGTGCCGTACACTTCGCCCTAGGACTCCTCCTCCGGCGACCAGGTGTCTTCCCGCACGCCGGCCTGCTTGTTCGCCCAGCGCGCCAGCACGAAAAGGAGGTCGGAAAGACGATTGAGGTATACCTTCGTATCCTCATTGATTGGAGTGGAGGCACTGGCCTGTACTACGAGACGCTCAGCCCTCCGACAGACGGTGCGGGCGGAGTGTAGCGACGCCCCGGTCGGGCATCCGCCCGGCAAAACGAATTTCTTCAGCGGCTTAAGATCCGCGTCGAACGCGTCGATCCGTTCTTCTACCCGCTTGACGTGGTCAGACGTGATGCGGGGCACGACCGGCTTCGCATCGACGGGCGTGGCTAGATCGGCCCCAACGACGAAGAGTTCCTCTTGCACGTCCCCGAGCACAGGATCCAGGCGCTTGGCCCCCGGTCCATCCTGCAGATGTGACCGCGCCAGTCCGACGACGGAATTCGCTTCGTCCACGGTGCCATACGCATCGATCCGTGGGTTGCCTTTCCCCACGCGCTCGCCGCCAAAGAGAGAGGTATTACCGTCGTCGCCAGTGCGGGTATAGATGCGATCGGGCATAACGAGACTCGAATGAGCGGAGCTGTTTGAGGTGAACCGTGGAGGGCTAACACGCACGCTTCGGACGGGCGTTTCGGCACCGCTACCCAGACACGGCCGAGGGCACTCGGGCTTCTTCCTTCAGGTTCTCGTTCGCCCTCTCAGAAATCGGGGCAAGATATTCAATACGAGGGGTTCCATCCGCACGGTGCTCGATACGCGCATGCATGCCAAATACATCGGCGATACACGTCGGAGTCAATACCTCCCCCGGCGCCCCGTTGGCGACGAGCCGCCCTTCATGAAGCACCAGCAAGCGGTCCGCGTAGCGAGCCGCAAGCTCCAGGTCATGAAAGACCGCTAGGACCGTCTTCCCCCCACCAACCAGGCTCTGCACCTGGTCCATGAACGAATACTGGTAATGCACGTCGAGGTGCGAGGTCGGCTCATCGAGCATCAGCAGATCGGCCTCCTGCACGAGCGCCTGTGCAAGGAACACACGCTGCATCTCCCCCCCACTCAGCGACAAGACCGACCGCGACGCAAAGCCGTCCAGATCCACTCGGGAGAGAGCCTCCTGGACAAGCGCTCGATCGTCGGAGCCATAGGCCTGTAGCCAGCCCCGCTGCGGGGCCCGTCCCAGCAGGACGAGCTCTTCGACCGTGAAGTCGAACGTGAGCGACGGGGCCTGCCGAACGTACGCAAGCCGCCGGGCTCGCTCCTGGGCCGACCAGTCTGCGACCGAGCGCTCGTCAAGCTCAATTCGCCCGTCGAACGGAATGTGGGCCCCAATGGCACGCAGAAGCGTTGTTTTGCCGCTCCCATTCGGCCCAATGAGGCCGACCCACGTGCCTGCCTTCATCTCAAACTCGATCGCCCGAAGAATTTCGGTGTTTTCAAGCTGGACATCGACGTTCTCCAGAGAAAGCAGCGCCATGAACAGGCGAGAGAAACCGGTGAGGGAGAGAGAGGTGTGTCTACGACCGGGGGCATCGTGAGATTCGTCCGATCCTTTTCTCTCCAGACGGCCCTGGAATCCAAGAGGAGAAGACGAGTCTCTTCTTCCAAGCGGCCTTACCGTATGATAGAAATACGACGCGTATTCGTGGTGGAGGGCGTAATCGCCCGTAGAAAGTATATGCCACTAGCAAGCGATGTCGTCGGCATACGGGCCCGGATGGGTTCCCGAACGGGTCCGGTACGAGAGATCATCGTTCGAACCCGTCGGCCGAGCGCATCGAAGAGAGCGACGTCCATCCGTTGCGTCCCCTCCGTTTGTACGGTCACCGTAATCGGCCGTCCCGCCGGCAATGGATTCGGCCCGGACACCCGGAGCGCAGTTTCTGGACGGATATCCACCGATTGGGGCGCACTGTAATGTGCAGAGCCGTCCAGGTCAACCTGCTTCAAGCGGAATAAATGCGTTCCTGTCCTCAGGACATCGGTCTCGAAACGGTAGGACTGCATTTCGGTGGTGGTGCCTGCTCCCTCCACAAAGCCCCGTCGGGTCCATTGGTCGCGTCCCGGGAGCCGATGCTGAACCGCAAATCCTGCATTTTCCGTCTCCGAGACCGTTTCCCAGCGCAATACCCCGCTGCTCCGATCCGCCGCAACGGTGAAGGTGGCCAACTCAACAGGGAGTGCTCCCCCAGGCGCATTTGCATTCGGAGAGCCCTTGCTCCCATCGGACTGGCCCGCAAAGTCGCCCGTCCGATCCGTCGCCGCCTGCCAGTTGGACGCCGAGTTGTTGTCGCCATCCGCCCCGGCCACATATTCCAGCGAGACATCGACTGCATTCGGCCAACTCCCCGATTCATCGTAGTGGACCCGGTCAATCTCCGTCCCCGTCGGATCTTTCAGCACAACATAATCCGCCGAGTTGGTGTGACTGATGGCGTTCGCGTAGTCGTACGCACAGCTGACCCCTCCATTCTCACTTGGAGTCTCATTTTCGCAGAGCACTGCAAACTCCCCACTCCCGACTGTAACACTGGTGTTGATATCGTCCTGCCGGGGATCGGCCCCGGATGGATCCTCGTCCACTATCACCCAGTTCTCTAAATCAATTGAAGTGGCGGTTGTGTTGTATACTTCGATGTACTCCTGATCGGAATCCGTCCCGGCAGGGGCGTACATGATTTCAGTGATGATGAGATCTCCTTCAGAGGCTCCAGGTTGGGCATAGGAAGGGGCAGACACGACTCCTCCTGTAAGCAGAAAAAGAATTGATAGCGTGAGTCGCATATCCAACGTGATGTGGTCATGAAAAATGCTGAGGATTGACTCCTACTTGCCAGACACATCTATGCCTTCTATATAACGTCAATTACAGACGATAGCCTCTTTGCGTCTCTCTATCCTCTCATGACTTCTCTTTCGCTTCCCGACCTTACGGACCGATGCCTTGCCAACGAGTGGATGGACGATTTCTCCGTTGACGAACATCATCTCCGGGGGGCTCTCCGTGATCTTCGACTCATCAATCGATTGCTCGGAGGATATCGTGCAACGAATACAATGCTCGATCCCCTCCTCTCCGAACGCTCTTCTCTTCGACTACTGGACGTAGGCACTGGGAGCGGGGACTACCTCGTGCACCTCGTACAACGCGGTGCCACCTTTGGCTGCCGTGTGGATGCAACGGGCATCGACCTGAATCCCCTGACGGTGGGCCTCGGGCGTGCCCATCTCGACGCCTGCCTTTCTTCGGCTCTCCGCTCCCAGGTTCGGATCGACATCGAAAATGCGCTCCGACTTCCGTATCCGGACAATGCCTTCGACGTCGCGCACGCGGCTCTCTTCCTCCATCACTTTGATTCCGCCAACGCAGTTCAGCTTCTCAGCGAGATGGCCCGTGTCAGTCGAATGGGCCTCGTGGTGAACGACCTGCACCGTCACCGTCTAGCATACCTTGGCATCTGGGGACTGAGCCGTGCTCTTGGCCTCGCCCCCATGGTGCAGCACGATGGCCCGATGTCGGTCCGACGGGGATTTCAACGACCCGAACTGGCGACCCTCGCCCATCAGTCCGGGGTCGGCGCCCCGCACATTCGGTGGCATTGGGCCTTCCGCTGGACTCTGTCCACCGTGCCAACCGAAGCGTGACGACAGCCCCCTGCCGATGGGCCCCCTCCCTCAATGATTTTCCATCACTACAGCGAGCACGGCCTATGAGACTGTTTTGATTTCCCACGATGACAGTTCAGGCAGAGCGCGACGACTGCAGATCGTCGGGATCCAACAGGGGCTCCTTCTGAGCAACGGACGGCCCTCCAATTCCTGCGAAATATCTCGTCGATTCTCAAACCCGCTCAAAAATCAAAACAGTCTCTATGTCCTATGACGCAATCGTGATTGGGGGAGGACTTGCCGGATGTAGCGTGGCCCTGCAACTGGCCCGCTCCTCGCACACGGTCCTCCTTCTGGAAAAAACGACCTATCCTCGTCACAAACTCTGTGGCGAATTCCTGTCCCCGGAAGCTCAGTCTTCATTTCGACGACTGGGCGTCCTCGACGCGGTCGCCGATGCAGGAGCCGCGCCCATGACGCGCGCG is part of the Salinibacter sp. 10B genome and encodes:
- a CDS encoding cob(I)yrinic acid a,c-diamide adenosyltransferase, giving the protein MPDRIYTRTGDDGNTSLFGGERVGKGNPRIDAYGTVDEANSVVGLARSHLQDGPGAKRLDPVLGDVQEELFVVGADLATPVDAKPVVPRITSDHVKRVEERIDAFDADLKPLKKFVLPGGCPTGASLHSARTVCRRAERLVVQASASTPINEDTKVYLNRLSDLLFVLARWANKQAGVREDTWSPEEES
- a CDS encoding ABC transporter ATP-binding protein — its product is MALLSLENVDVQLENTEILRAIEFEMKAGTWVGLIGPNGSGKTTLLRAIGAHIPFDGRIELDERSVADWSAQERARRLAYVRQAPSLTFDFTVEELVLLGRAPQRGWLQAYGSDDRALVQEALSRVDLDGFASRSVLSLSGGEMQRVFLAQALVQEADLLMLDEPTSHLDVHYQYSFMDQVQSLVGGGKTVLAVFHDLELAARYADRLLVLHEGRLVANGAPGEVLTPTCIADVFGMHARIEHRADGTPRIEYLAPISERANENLKEEARVPSAVSG
- a CDS encoding lamin tail domain-containing protein, whose amino-acid sequence is MRLTLSILFLLTGGVVSAPSYAQPGASEGDLIITEIMYAPAGTDSDQEYIEVYNTTATSIDLENWVIVDEDPSGADPRQDDINTSVTVGSGEFAVLCENETPSENGGVSCAYDYANAISHTNSADYVVLKDPTGTEIDRVHYDESGSWPNAVDVSLEYVAGADGDNNSASNWQAATDRTGDFAGQSDGSKGSPNANAPGGALPVELATFTVAADRSSGVLRWETVSETENAGFAVQHRLPGRDQWTRRGFVEGAGTTTEMQSYRFETDVLRTGTHLFRLKQVDLDGSAHYSAPQSVDIRPETALRVSGPNPLPAGRPITVTVQTEGTQRMDVALFDALGRRVRTMISRTGPVREPIRARMPTTSLASGIYFLRAITPSTTNTRRISIIR
- a CDS encoding methyltransferase domain-containing protein — translated: MTSLSLPDLTDRCLANEWMDDFSVDEHHLRGALRDLRLINRLLGGYRATNTMLDPLLSERSSLRLLDVGTGSGDYLVHLVQRGATFGCRVDATGIDLNPLTVGLGRAHLDACLSSALRSQVRIDIENALRLPYPDNAFDVAHAALFLHHFDSANAVQLLSEMARVSRMGLVVNDLHRHRLAYLGIWGLSRALGLAPMVQHDGPMSVRRGFQRPELATLAHQSGVGAPHIRWHWAFRWTLSTVPTEA